The following proteins are encoded in a genomic region of Chryseobacterium cucumeris:
- a CDS encoding FAD-dependent oxidoreductase yields MKIAIIGGGIGGLTTALALQKNNLDVTVYESAPEIKPVGAGIIMANNAMQIFDKLSIRHKIEMAGHKISTINITNPQLKTLSDVQLNTFESKYGVSNIAIHRADLQMILAEEIGFENIKLSKRLSKIEQENGYQLTFEDGTIANADAVIGADGIKSVVRRQILNIGKLRSSKQKCWRGVIESDWTEKYNHHVYEAWGKGRRFGFVKISDNKVYWYAVVNEHLVKNPNNLAELFAEFNPEILSMISETPKEKIFVSDIIDLEPIYQWQKDRVCLIGDAAHATTPNMGQGACQAIEDAYIIGKLFGEGKKVDEAFTQYEKLRMKKAHYIVNTSAAIGKISHYENSAAVWLRNTLLKATPRTTNERQMEKVFDISYNSNL; encoded by the coding sequence ATGAAAATAGCAATTATCGGTGGCGGAATTGGTGGTTTGACAACAGCTTTAGCCTTACAAAAAAATAATCTGGACGTTACCGTTTACGAAAGTGCACCCGAAATAAAGCCTGTGGGCGCCGGAATCATTATGGCTAATAATGCCATGCAGATTTTTGACAAACTAAGCATTCGCCACAAAATCGAAATGGCAGGTCATAAAATTTCAACTATTAACATTACTAATCCACAGCTCAAAACCTTATCGGATGTACAATTAAATACATTCGAAAGTAAATACGGAGTAAGCAATATTGCCATTCATCGTGCCGATTTACAAATGATTCTGGCTGAAGAAATTGGTTTTGAAAACATTAAACTTTCTAAACGTTTATCCAAAATCGAACAGGAAAACGGTTATCAACTCACTTTTGAAGACGGAACTATCGCTAATGCAGATGCTGTTATTGGAGCAGATGGAATTAAATCAGTAGTACGTCGTCAAATTTTAAATATTGGAAAACTCAGATCTTCCAAGCAAAAATGCTGGCGTGGCGTCATCGAATCTGATTGGACAGAAAAATATAATCACCATGTTTATGAAGCCTGGGGAAAAGGCAGGCGCTTCGGCTTCGTGAAAATTAGTGATAACAAAGTTTACTGGTACGCTGTGGTTAACGAGCACCTGGTTAAAAATCCCAATAATCTTGCTGAGCTTTTTGCTGAATTTAATCCCGAAATTCTCAGCATGATTTCCGAAACACCCAAAGAGAAAATATTTGTCAGTGACATTATCGATTTAGAACCGATTTACCAATGGCAAAAAGACCGTGTTTGCCTGATTGGTGATGCAGCCCATGCAACAACACCTAATATGGGACAAGGTGCATGCCAGGCCATTGAAGATGCATACATCATTGGAAAGCTTTTTGGTGAAGGTAAAAAGGTGGATGAAGCTTTCACTCAATACGAAAAACTGCGCATGAAAAAAGCACATTATATCGTCAATACAAGCGCTGCTATTGGTAAAATTTCTCATTATGAAAACAGTGCGGCAGTTTGGCTCCGTAATACTTTATTAAAGGCAACCCCTAGAACTACTAACGAAAGACAAATGGAAAAAGTTTTTGATATTTCGTACAATAGTAATTTATAA
- the rocD gene encoding ornithine--oxo-acid transaminase has translation MSTAEQTKNSQYFIDLEDKHGAHNYHPLPVVLDRGEGVFVWDVEGKRYYDFLSAYSAVNQGHSHPKIVEALVEQAQKLALTSRAFYNSKLGEYEQKITTLFGFDKVLPMNSGAEAVETAVKLARKWSYEVKGIAENAAKIIVCENNFHGRTTTIVSFSNDPDANQNYGPFTPGFIKIPYNDITALEEVLSREAGNIAAFLVEPIQGEAGVYVPDENFLKNASEICKKYNVLFIADEVQTGIARTGKLIACHHEDVQPDILILGKALSGGMYPVSAVLANDNIMNVIKPGQHGSTFGGNPIACAVAVAALDVVADEKLSERAEELGKLFRAEIEKLIEKTNLITKVRGKGLLNAILINDTPDSSTAWNLCLQLKENGLLAKPTHGNIIRLAPPLVITEEQLLDCVKIIEKTILEYK, from the coding sequence ATGTCAACAGCAGAACAAACAAAAAACTCACAGTATTTTATTGACCTTGAAGACAAACATGGAGCGCACAACTATCACCCCCTTCCAGTAGTTCTGGATCGCGGAGAAGGTGTTTTCGTCTGGGATGTGGAGGGCAAAAGGTACTATGATTTTCTTTCAGCATATTCTGCTGTAAACCAAGGACATTCTCATCCTAAAATTGTTGAAGCACTGGTAGAGCAGGCACAAAAGCTGGCTTTAACTTCAAGAGCATTCTACAACTCCAAATTAGGAGAATATGAACAGAAAATAACCACTCTTTTTGGATTTGACAAGGTTTTACCAATGAATTCCGGAGCTGAAGCTGTGGAAACAGCGGTAAAATTAGCCAGAAAATGGAGTTATGAAGTAAAAGGAATTGCAGAAAATGCAGCGAAAATTATCGTTTGCGAAAACAATTTCCATGGAAGAACAACAACAATTGTTTCTTTCTCTAATGATCCTGATGCCAACCAGAATTACGGACCTTTTACACCAGGATTTATCAAAATTCCTTATAACGATATCACTGCATTGGAAGAAGTATTAAGCAGAGAAGCCGGAAATATTGCTGCGTTCTTAGTAGAACCAATTCAGGGAGAGGCCGGAGTGTATGTTCCTGATGAAAACTTCCTTAAAAATGCTTCTGAAATATGTAAAAAATATAATGTCCTTTTCATTGCTGATGAAGTTCAGACAGGTATTGCAAGAACAGGAAAACTGATTGCCTGCCACCATGAAGATGTACAACCGGATATCCTGATCTTAGGGAAAGCACTTTCCGGAGGTATGTATCCCGTATCTGCTGTTTTAGCGAATGACAACATTATGAATGTTATCAAACCGGGACAGCATGGCTCCACGTTCGGAGGAAACCCTATTGCGTGTGCCGTAGCAGTAGCCGCATTGGATGTAGTAGCTGACGAAAAACTGTCTGAAAGAGCAGAAGAATTAGGAAAGCTTTTCAGAGCTGAAATAGAGAAGCTTATTGAAAAGACAAACCTTATTACCAAAGTAAGAGGAAAAGGCCTTTTAAACGCTATTCTGATCAATGATACACCTGATAGCTCTACCGCATGGAATCTTTGCCTGCAGCTGAAAGAAAACGGATTGCTGGCAAAACCTACACATGGTAACATTATCAGACTTGCACCACCATTGGTCATTACTGAAGAACAATTGCTGGATTGCGTGAAGATTATTGAAAAGACTATTCTCGAGTATAAATAA
- a CDS encoding glycosyltransferase family 2 protein, with translation MNISGLIITYNEEKNIQDVLESFDFCDEIIVVDSFSTDKTVEIAKKFPHVKVIQNKFEDFTKQRNLALDHATNDWVLFLDGDERITPALQQEIIGELNKPGQKDAYYFYRKFFFAQKPIHFSGTQSDKNFRLFRKSKARYMAGKKVHETLEVNGTIGILKNKLLHYSVSDYESYRKKMIHYGVLKGKELAAKGKKYSVLVQYLKTAFKFFKAYIMRLGILDGKEGYQLSYLQSLSVYETYESLKKEQN, from the coding sequence ATGAATATAAGTGGTTTAATCATAACATATAATGAAGAAAAAAATATACAGGATGTCCTTGAGTCTTTTGATTTTTGTGATGAAATAATTGTGGTAGACTCTTTTAGTACGGATAAAACTGTAGAAATTGCAAAGAAATTCCCCCATGTAAAAGTGATTCAGAATAAATTTGAGGACTTTACAAAGCAGAGAAATTTAGCTCTTGATCATGCAACCAACGACTGGGTATTATTTTTGGATGGTGATGAAAGAATTACTCCGGCCCTGCAGCAGGAAATTATCGGTGAGCTGAACAAACCCGGGCAAAAGGATGCCTATTATTTTTACAGGAAATTCTTTTTTGCCCAAAAACCGATTCACTTTTCAGGAACACAGTCTGATAAAAACTTCAGGCTATTCAGAAAATCGAAGGCCAGATATATGGCGGGAAAAAAGGTACATGAAACTCTGGAGGTTAACGGAACCATCGGTATTTTAAAAAATAAATTACTCCACTACTCCGTTTCAGATTATGAATCTTATAGAAAAAAGATGATTCATTACGGAGTTTTAAAGGGGAAGGAACTGGCTGCAAAAGGGAAAAAGTACAGTGTTTTGGTTCAATATCTTAAAACAGCTTTTAAATTCTTTAAGGCCTATATAATGAGACTGGGTATTTTAGACGGAAAAGAAGGCTATCAATTATCTTATCTGCAGTCTTTAAGCGTTTATGAAACCTATGAATCATTAAAAAAAGAGCAAAATTAG